The genomic window AACGCGCCGAGCCCGCCGGGCAGGTCCAGGGCGGCGCGGGCGTTGGCGACGGCCGCCCGGATCTTGGCGCGGTTCCGGACGATCCCCGCGTCCGCCATCAGCCGGGCCTCGTCGGCGGGCCCGAACCCGGCCACCCGCTCGGGATCGAAGCCCGCGAAAGCCGCCCGGAAACCCTCGCGCTTGCGGAGAATCGTCAACCAGGAAAGCCCGGACTGGAAAGCCTCCAGGCACATCCGCTCGTACAATCCCCGGTCGTCGCGAACCGGCCGGCCCCACTCCTCATCGTGGTATGCCACATAATCGGGCGCCGACAATCCCCACGGACACCGCGCCAACCCGTCCAGACCCACGACCGCGATACTCACGGGCACGTTCTACCGCACGCCACCGACGGAATCGTCGGCGCGGGGCCGGATCAGTCGTCCAGCGCGTACGGCTGGTCGTCCTCCTTGAGGCGCGTCCGCAGCTCGGTCACCTGGCCCTGGAGCGACTCCAGCCGCGCGTCGCGCTCCGTCAGCGCCGCCGCGTACCGGTCCAGGGCCTGCTCGGTCGCGGCCGGGTGGTAGCCGAACATCGAGCGCGGCAGCCGGGTCGCGGCGACCTCCGCGCCGGTGACGGGGTAGTCCTCCGGGTAGGGCAGCCGGGCGTGGTCGGGCTGCGGCGGCGCCAGCTCCCCGCCCCGCCCGGCGGCGAGCACGACGACCGCTCCCAGCACGACCGCGCAGGCCAGGACGATGACCACGATCACTGCGACGCTCCGATCTGTCGGCTCCTGCACCGACGATCGTGCCACACGCCGCGTGCCGCCCTGTGCGACGATCAAGGGCATGGAACCGCACGACGACCGCCTGCTCCCGTCCGCGGCGCCGGCGCCCGCGGGCGCGGCGGACGCGGGCGAGCGCCCGCCCGCCGGGCTCGTCCGGGAACTCGTGGCGGCGGGCGCGCCCGTCGTCGTCACGCCCGCGCCGGACGGCCCCGAACTGCTCGCCGAGGTCGCGGTGTACGCGTGGCTCGGCGTCCGGTACTTCCGGGTGCCCGATCCGGGGGCGCAGGACGTCCGGGACGTCCTGGACATGGTCGCGTCCGTGCTCGGGACCCGGCCGCCCGCCTACACCGTGCGCGGCCTGGCCTGAGCGATCAAGGCTCGGCCTCGACGTAGTCCTCGGGGGTCGGCTCGATCCGGACGGGCGAGCGCTCCAGCAGGTCGAACGCCTCGTCCAGCGACGCCGTCCAGCCGATCGCGTCGAAGATCTTCGGCCGGGCGAAGCCCTCGTCGGTGAGGCGCACCATCAGCTCGCGCAGCGGGTCGTAGACGCCGGTCGGGTCGAGGATGACGAGCTGCTTCTCGTGCATGCCGAGCGTGCGGGCCGTCCAGATCTCGAACAGCTCCTCCAGCGTCCCGATGCCGCCGGGCAGGACGAGGAACGCGTCGCTGCGCCGGTCCATCTCGCCCTTGCGGCTGCGCATGTCCGGCGTGACGATCAGTTCCTCGCTGGCCTGGTCGGCGATCTCGTACGCCAGCAGGCCCTCGGGGATCACGCCGACCGTCCGGGCGCCGCCGTCGCGGGCGCCGCGCGCGACCGCGCCCATGCACGACACGGTGCCGCCGCCGCTGACGAGGCTGTGCCCGCGCCGCGCGATCTCGGCGCCGACCCGTCCGGCCAGCTCCACATGCCGCGGATCGATCTTGCTGCTGGACGCGCAGAACACGCAGATCGCAAGCCCCATCGGGTCCCCTTCCTCTCGCCCCCTGGGATATCACGCGCCGCGACCCCGGGCCAGCGGCCGGTCCCGCCGCCACGGTCGGTGAATCCGCTCTCACTCAGAGGTGACCCAAGTGCTCCTGGACCGGACGGGCACGCCCTGCTTAATTAGTTGTCTGTGTCATACACGTTTATGCTAGAAAAGGCCGTCTCGCCGCACGCCCCGGCCGGCCCCGGACCCCCCGACCGTCCGGCCGCCCGGAGCACCGCGCGCGGCCCCCTCCCCGCTCGACCCAACCGCCCTGCCCGCCGGTCCCGGCGGCGCATCGAGAGGACGCGTCCCATGACGACCGACACCGCCCCGCCGGCGGAACCCGTCCAACCCGGCGCGGCGCAGACCGCGCCCGAGCGCACCGGGTACTCCCACCGCCAGATCCTCGTGATCCTGTCCGGGCTGCTGCTCGGCATGTTCCTCGCCGCCCTCGACCAGACCGTCGTGTCGACGGCGATCTACCGCATCGGCGAGAGCCTGGACGGCCTCACCGCGCAGGCGTGGGTGACGACCGCGTTCCTCATCACGTCCACGATCGCGACGCCGCTCTACGGCAAGCTGTCCGACCAGTACGGACGCAAGCCGTTCTTCCTCTTCGCGATCTCGGTGTTCATCCTCGGGTCGGCGCTCTGCACGCTCTCGACCTCGATGTACATGCTCGCCGCGTTCCGCGCGTTCCAGGGCATCGGCGCGGGCGGCCTGATGTCGCTCGCGCTCGCGATCACCGGCGACATCATCCCGCCGCGCCAGCGCGCCAAGTACCAGGGCTACTTCATGGCGGTGTTCGGCACGTCCAGCGTGCTCGGCCCCGTCGTCGGCGGCGCGCTCGCCGGACAGGACGAGCTGCTCGGCGTCGCCGGCTGGCGCTGGATCTTCCTGCTGAACGTCCCGGTCGGCATCGCCGCGCTCATCGTCGTCGCCAAGGTCCTGCACCTGGAGCACGAGGCGCGGGCGCACCGGATCGACTACGCGGGCGCGGTGTCGCTGGTCGTCGCGCTGGTGCCGCTGCTGCTGGTCGCCGAGCGCGGCCGGGAGTGGGGCTGGGCGGCCACGGGCTCGCTCGCCTGCTACGGCCTCGGCGTCGCCGGGATCGTCGCGTTCCTGTTCTCCGAGCACCGCGCGGGCGACGACGCGCTGCTCCCGTTCCGGCTGTTCCGGAACCGGACGTTCGCGCTCGGCGTCACGCAGTCGGCGATCCTCGGCATCGGGATGTTCGGCGGCATCACGCTGATCCCGCTCTACCTCCAGCTCGTCAAGGGCTATTCCCCCACCAAGGCGGGGCTGCTGACGCTGCCGCTGATGCTCGGGATCATCGTCTTCTCGATGACGGCGGGCCAGATCACGGCGCGGACGGGCCGGTACAAGGTCTTCCCGGTCATCGGGTCGGCGCTGTTCGTCGTCGGGATGCTGATGCTGTCCCGGCTGGAGGCCGACACCGCGATGGCGTACGTGAACGCCGGGATGTTCGTCGTCGGCGCGGGCCTCGGGCTGAACATGCAGACGATCGTCCTCGCGATGCAGAACGCCGTCCCGCCGCGCGACATCGGCGTGGCGACGTCGTCCACGACGTTCTTCCGGCAGATGGGCGGCACGCTCGGCGTCGCGGTGTTCCTGTCGATCGTCTACTCGACGGTCGCCGACCGCATCTCGACGGCGTTCGCCGACGCGCGCGGCACGGCCGCGTTCCAGGCCGCCGCCCGCGCCCACCCCGACCAGATCGAGACGCTGCGGGCCGCCACGGCCGGACGCTCGGACGTCCTCAACGACATGTCGTTCCTCGGCCGCCTCGACCCCGCGCTCGCCCACCCGTTCAAGGTCGGGTTCACGGGCGCGCTGACCGGGGCGTTCCTGGTCGGCGCGGTCGTGCTGGTGATCGCGCTCGTCCTGTCGGTCCTGGTGAAGGAGACGCCGCTGCGCACCAGCGCCGCCGCGTTCGCCAAGGACAAGGACGTCTGACCGCGCGGCGGAGGGCCGGGAGCGGGCGGCTCCCGGCCCTCCGCGCCGTCAGACCCCGACGGGCCGGAGGCGTTCCGGCTCGTCCGCCTCGGACGGCCCCTCCACCGAGACGCGCGGCAGGATCCGGTCCAGCCAGCCCGGCAGCCACCAGTTCGCGCGGCCGAACAGGTGCATCACGGCCGGGACGAGCACCGTCCGCAGGATGAACGCGTCCAGCGCGACGGCCGCCGCGAGCCCGATCCCGAACTCGCCGATGACGCGCTGCCCGCCGAACGCGAACGCGGTGAACACCGCGATCATGATCGTGGCGGCGGCGGTGATGACGCGTCCGGTCTCGGCCTGGCCGACCGCGATGGCCCGCCGGTTGTCGCGCGTGTGGACCCATTCCTCGTGCATCCGGCTGACCAGGAACACCTGGTAGTCCATCGACAGGCCGAACAGGATCGACAGCATGATCACCGGCAGGAACGCCTCGACCGGCCCGGCCGCGCCGAGCCCGAGCGGGTCCGACCCCCAGCCGTACTGGAAGAACGCGACGACCACCCCGAACGACGCCGCCGCCGCGATGACGTTCATGACGGCGGCCGTGAGCGGCACGAGCACGCTGCGGAACGCGACGAGCAGCAGCACGAACCCGAGCGCGACGATCACGCCGAGGAACAGCGGCAGCTTGCCGGTGATCACGCCGGCGAAGTCGTCGAAGATCGCGGTCGGGCCGCCGACGTAGACCTGGAGGGTCGTCCCGCGCTCGGCGGCCGGGATCTCGTGGTCGCGCAGGTGCGTGATGAGGTCGGCGGTGTCCTTGGACTGCGGCGACGTCTTCGGCACCACCTGGACGATCCCGAGCGCCGCGCCCGGCTTGGCGGGCAGCACGTTCACCGCCGCGACGTCCTTGTTCCCCTCCAGCTTCGCCGCCAGCCCCTCCAGCGCCGCCCGGTCGGACGGCGCCGGGGTCTCCGCGACGAGCTGGAGCGGTCCGTTGAAACCGGGGCCGAACCCGTCGGCGAGCATGTCGTAGGCCTTGCGCGTGGTGGACGACGCCGGGTCGTTGCCCGCGTCCGACGACCCCAGCCGGAGCGACAGCACCGGCAGCGACAGCACGGCGATGAGCGCGACCGCGAGGACCGACAGCACGACCGGCCGCCGCTCCACGACCCCGGCCCAGCGCGCCCACACGCCCCGTCCGGTCCCGTGCCCGGCCGGACGGCGCCGTTCGCGGCGGCTCAGCACCCGCCGTCCGAGCAGGCCGAGCAGCGCGGGCAGCAGCGTCACCGACGCGAGGACCGTGCAGACGACCGTCGTCGCCGACGCGACCGCCATCCCGTTGAGGAAGCTCATCCCGAGCACGAACAGCCCGAGCAGCGCGATCACGACGGTGCCGCCCGCGAACAGCACGGCCCGTCCGGACGTCTCGACGGCCTTGACGACGGACTCCCGCACGTCCATGCCCGCCTTGAGGTTCGCGCGGTGCCGCGTGACGATGAACAGCGCGTAGTCGATGCCGACGCCGAGCCCGATGAGCGCGCCGAGGATCGGCCCGATCTGCCCGATGTCCAGCACGTGCGTGAGCAGCGTGACGGTCATCAGGCCGGTGCCGACGCCCGCGATGGCCGTCCCGATCGGCAGCAGCATCGCCATCAGCGACCCGAAGGCGATGAACAGCACGACGGCGGCGGCGACGATGCCGACGATCTCGCTGCTGCCCGGCGAGCCGCGCTCGACCGCGCTCACGGCGTTGCCGCCCGCCTCGACGCGCAGGCCGTCGGCACGTGCGGCCCGCGCGGCGTCCACGAACTTCTGGACGGCGGCGTCGTCGAGGTTCTGCGCCTGCTGCGCGAACGTGAAGGACGCGTAGGCGACGTGCCCGTCCGCACTGATCTGCCGTGCGCCCTGCGGGGTGTACGGGCTGGTCATGCCCGCGATGCCGTCCATCCGGGCGAGGCCGGCGAGCGCGGACTTCATGTGGTTCGCGACATCGGGCGAGCGGACGTCGCCGTCCGCCTGCCACACGACGCT from Actinomadura rubteroloni includes these protein-coding regions:
- a CDS encoding MDR family MFS transporter — translated: MTTDTAPPAEPVQPGAAQTAPERTGYSHRQILVILSGLLLGMFLAALDQTVVSTAIYRIGESLDGLTAQAWVTTAFLITSTIATPLYGKLSDQYGRKPFFLFAISVFILGSALCTLSTSMYMLAAFRAFQGIGAGGLMSLALAITGDIIPPRQRAKYQGYFMAVFGTSSVLGPVVGGALAGQDELLGVAGWRWIFLLNVPVGIAALIVVAKVLHLEHEARAHRIDYAGAVSLVVALVPLLLVAERGREWGWAATGSLACYGLGVAGIVAFLFSEHRAGDDALLPFRLFRNRTFALGVTQSAILGIGMFGGITLIPLYLQLVKGYSPTKAGLLTLPLMLGIIVFSMTAGQITARTGRYKVFPVIGSALFVVGMLMLSRLEADTAMAYVNAGMFVVGAGLGLNMQTIVLAMQNAVPPRDIGVATSSTTFFRQMGGTLGVAVFLSIVYSTVADRISTAFADARGTAAFQAAARAHPDQIETLRAATAGRSDVLNDMSFLGRLDPALAHPFKVGFTGALTGAFLVGAVVLVIALVLSVLVKETPLRTSAAAFAKDKDV
- a CDS encoding DivIVA domain protein translates to MIVVIVLACAVVLGAVVVLAAGRGGELAPPQPDHARLPYPEDYPVTGAEVAATRLPRSMFGYHPAATEQALDRYAAALTERDARLESLQGQVTELRTRLKEDDQPYALDD
- a CDS encoding LOG family protein, whose amino-acid sequence is MGLAICVFCASSSKIDPRHVELAGRVGAEIARRGHSLVSGGGTVSCMGAVARGARDGGARTVGVIPEGLLAYEIADQASEELIVTPDMRSRKGEMDRRSDAFLVLPGGIGTLEELFEIWTARTLGMHEKQLVILDPTGVYDPLRELMVRLTDEGFARPKIFDAIGWTASLDEAFDLLERSPVRIEPTPEDYVEAEP
- a CDS encoding MMPL family transporter; the protein is MSALARWCLRHRVLVVLLWVAALVGLGTASQLAGTKTNDSFSLPGTESTKAMNLLLRSMPAQSGASASVVWQADGDVRSPDVANHMKSALAGLARMDGIAGMTSPYTPQGARQISADGHVAYASFTFAQQAQNLDDAAVQKFVDAARAARADGLRVEAGGNAVSAVERGSPGSSEIVGIVAAAVVLFIAFGSLMAMLLPIGTAIAGVGTGLMTVTLLTHVLDIGQIGPILGALIGLGVGIDYALFIVTRHRANLKAGMDVRESVVKAVETSGRAVLFAGGTVVIALLGLFVLGMSFLNGMAVASATTVVCTVLASVTLLPALLGLLGRRVLSRRERRRPAGHGTGRGVWARWAGVVERRPVVLSVLAVALIAVLSLPVLSLRLGSSDAGNDPASSTTRKAYDMLADGFGPGFNGPLQLVAETPAPSDRAALEGLAAKLEGNKDVAAVNVLPAKPGAALGIVQVVPKTSPQSKDTADLITHLRDHEIPAAERGTTLQVYVGGPTAIFDDFAGVITGKLPLFLGVIVALGFVLLLVAFRSVLVPLTAAVMNVIAAAASFGVVVAFFQYGWGSDPLGLGAAGPVEAFLPVIMLSILFGLSMDYQVFLVSRMHEEWVHTRDNRRAIAVGQAETGRVITAAATIMIAVFTAFAFGGQRVIGEFGIGLAAAVALDAFILRTVLVPAVMHLFGRANWWLPGWLDRILPRVSVEGPSEADEPERLRPVGV
- a CDS encoding DNA-3-methyladenine glycosylase I, with amino-acid sequence MSIAVVGLDGLARCPWGLSAPDYVAYHDEEWGRPVRDDRGLYERMCLEAFQSGLSWLTILRKREGFRAAFAGFDPERVAGFGPADEARLMADAGIVRNRAKIRAAVANARAALDLPGGLGAFLWPYADPDAPAPETTADVPATTPASTALAKELKKNGFRFVGPTTAYALMQACGLVDDHLTGCHRRGAYR